A portion of the Cryptomeria japonica chromosome 5, Sugi_1.0, whole genome shotgun sequence genome contains these proteins:
- the LOC131034843 gene encoding 1-aminocyclopropane-1-carboxylate synthase CMA101: MNARGEEKCRRVGLSKRKRNKNLSEKATCSGHGEDSPYFAGWEEYRRNPYDPLHNPSGIIQMGLAENRLSSGVVEEWLSNHPEALMISNRDLLKDLALYQDYHGMPAFRTALANFMGALGRNKVKFEAERIVNTAGTTAANEVLMFCLADPGDVFLVPSPYYPGFDRDLRWRTGVEIVPIHCYSSNNFQITKSAVKSAYKDSQNRNKNVRGILITNPCNPLGTTSSAKTLKMLLDFTQKKKIHLVCDEIYSGSVFSSPQFHSIAEIVTRESSTPDNVHIVYGLSKDLGLPGFRVGAIYSYNNTVVTAARRMSSFCMISSQTQYLLSCMLSDSDFVECYIAENKKRLEERHKLLVSGFAKAGIKHLNGNAGLFCWVNMSHLLTSNDLEGELKLWKSILYETKLNISPGSSFNCMEPGWFRVCFAESNITTMEVALQRLQRFAEKYKAMY; this comes from the exons ATGAATGCACGCGGTGAAGAGAAATGCAGGAGAGTAGGTTTGAGTAAGAGGAAAAGGAATAAAAATCTTTCAGAGAAGGCAACATGTAGTGGTCATGGGGAAGATTCTCCTTACTTTGCAGGTTGGGAGGAATACAGAAGgaatccatatgaccccttacacaATCCCTCTGGGATTATCCAGATGGGCCTTGCAGAGAATAGG TTGTCTTCTGGTGTAGTGGAGGAATGGTTGTCAAATCACCCAGAAGCATTAATGATTTCCAACCGGGATTTGCTGAAAGACTTGGCACTTTATCAGGATTACCATGGAATGCCAGCGTTCAGAACG GCTTTAGCGAATTTCATGGGGGCATTGGGAAGAAACAAAGTGAAATTTGAAGCTGAGAGGATAGTAAATACTGCTGGAACAACTGCCGCCAACGAGGTATTAATGTTCTGTCTTGCTGATCCTGGTGATGTGTTCCTAGTGCCATCTCCATATTACCCAGG CTTTGATAGAGATCTGAGGTGGCGAACGGGTGTAGAGATCGTGCCTATACATTGTTACAGCTCCAACAATTTTCAAATCACCAAATCAGCAGTAAAATCAGCATACAAGGACAGCCAGAATCGAAACAAGAATGTCCGAGGAATTCTTATAACAAATCCATGTAATCCTCTGGGCACGACATCAAGTGCTAAGACTTTGAAGATGCTGCTAGATTTCACCCAGAAGAAGAAAATACATCTTGTATGCGATGAGATCTACTCGGGATCAGTCTTTTCTTCTCCTCAGTTTCACAGCATTGCAGAAATTGTGACCAGGGAATCTTCTACTCCTGATAATGTCCATATAGTCTATGGTTTGTCTAAAGACCTGGGCCTTCCAGGCTTCAGAGTTGGTGCCATATATTCCTATAACAATACTGTAGTCACTGCAGCTAGAAGAATGTCTAGCTTTTGCATGATTTCTTCACAGACGCAATATTTATTATCATGCATGCTTTCAGATTCTGACTTCGTTGAATGTTATATAGCAGAGAACAAGAAAAGGCTAGAAGAGAGGCATAAATTGCTTGTCTCAGGGTTTGCTAAAGCGGGCATTAAGCATTTGAATGGCAACGCCGGTCTTTTCTGTTGGGTCAATATGAGTCATCTGCTAACCTCAAACGACCTAGAGGGAGAACTAAAACTATGGAAAAGCATATTATACGAAACCAAACTGAATATATCTCCTGGATCTTCGTTCAATTGCATGGAGCCTGGATGGTTTAGAGTCTGCTTTGCTGAATCAAATATAACCACCATGGAAGTTGCACTACAGAGGCTTCAAAGATTTGCTGAGAAATACAAAGCCATGTACTAA